One region of Patescibacteria group bacterium genomic DNA includes:
- the rpsE gene encoding 30S ribosomal protein S5: MITEDKKIEEVPEAVAIEPEAIVPEEVEEIVGPAAPLEVKGPAGKGIAVEKGKGSRKTFGFKKGGLKLEKRDEFDERILDIARVTRVMAGGKRMRFRVCVAIGDHKGKIGTGVGKGADVTAAVKKAVNQARKEIIDVPLVNDTIPHQVYNKYCAAKILFKPAAKGKGVIAGGVVRIILELAGVKNITSKILGSKSKLSNAACTIEALKSLKRVENNNKTENKKAEVISKK, from the coding sequence ATGATAACAGAAGATAAGAAAATAGAAGAGGTCCCGGAAGCGGTTGCTATCGAACCGGAAGCGATCGTCCCTGAAGAGGTTGAAGAAATCGTCGGGCCGGCCGCACCGTTAGAAGTAAAAGGTCCGGCAGGCAAGGGGATTGCGGTGGAAAAAGGAAAGGGCTCGCGAAAAACCTTCGGTTTTAAGAAGGGCGGCTTGAAATTGGAAAAAAGAGACGAATTTGACGAGAGAATTTTGGATATTGCCCGGGTGACGCGCGTTATGGCCGGCGGCAAAAGAATGCGTTTCCGCGTTTGCGTGGCGATCGGCGATCATAAGGGCAAGATCGGCACCGGCGTGGGCAAGGGCGCGGACGTTACCGCGGCCGTAAAGAAAGCGGTCAATCAAGCCAGAAAAGAAATTATCGACGTACCCTTGGTTAATGATACTATTCCGCACCAGGTGTATAATAAGTATTGCGCCGCCAAGATCCTGTTCAAGCCGGCCGCCAAAGGCAAGGGCGTTATCGCCGGCGGCGTGGTGAGAATTATTTTGGAATTGGCCGGAGTCAAGAATATCACTTCCAAGATCCTGGGTTCCAAAAGCAAATTAAGTAATGCGGCCTGCACGATTGAAGCTTTGAAGAGCTTGAAGAGAGTTGAAAATAATAATAAGACTGAAAATAAGAAGGCAGAAGTAATAAGTAAAAAGTAA
- the rplF gene encoding 50S ribosomal protein L6 produces MSRLGKLPIKIPADVQVKIEGDLVTVKGPKGELKRKLIPQIAVKAENGEIYVSIINPKNKRENALWGLYWNLIRNMVIGVKDGFEKKLEINGVGFKVQGSGKKLTFEVGYSHPVVFELPAAIDAKVEENVITVSSADKELLGEIANQIRNIKKPEPYKGKGIKYVDEVIRRKEGKAAVKSE; encoded by the coding sequence ATGTCCCGTTTAGGAAAATTACCAATTAAGATCCCGGCTGACGTTCAAGTGAAGATTGAAGGCGATTTAGTGACCGTGAAAGGCCCGAAGGGCGAACTGAAAAGAAAATTGATTCCGCAGATTGCCGTAAAAGCGGAGAATGGCGAAATTTACGTCAGTATCATTAACCCTAAAAATAAAAGAGAAAATGCGCTCTGGGGCCTGTATTGGAATTTGATCAGAAATATGGTGATTGGCGTCAAAGACGGCTTCGAGAAAAAATTGGAAATCAACGGCGTTGGTTTCAAGGTTCAAGGCTCGGGCAAAAAATTAACTTTTGAAGTCGGTTATTCCCATCCGGTCGTTTTCGAATTGCCGGCCGCGATTGACGCAAAAGTCGAGGAAAATGTCATTACGGTGAGCAGCGCGGACAAGGAATTGCTGGGGGAGATCGCCAATCAGATCAGAAATATCAAAAAACCCGAACCTTACAAGGGTAAGGGGATTAAATATGTCGATGAAGTGATCAGGAGAAAGGAAGGCAAGGCGGCAGTAAAGAGCGAATAA
- the rplR gene encoding 50S ribosomal protein L18 — protein sequence MNRQIVRQTKRIRRHARIRAKIEGTAECPRFSVFRSNRGMFLQLIDDEAGKTLVSAGVREIKIKKLNKIEMAAELGKLLAKKAVAKKISQVVFDKSFYKFHGRIKAAAEAARAGGLKF from the coding sequence ATGAATAGACAGATAGTGAGACAAACAAAGAGAATCAGACGGCATGCGAGAATTCGCGCCAAGATCGAAGGCACGGCGGAGTGCCCGCGTTTTTCGGTTTTTCGTTCCAATCGCGGCATGTTTTTACAGTTGATCGACGATGAAGCTGGTAAAACTTTGGTTAGTGCGGGAGTCCGGGAAATTAAAATCAAAAAATTGAACAAGATCGAGATGGCGGCTGAATTGGGTAAACTTTTGGCCAAGAAAGCCGTCGCCAAGAAAATCAGCCAAGTAGTTTTTGATAAGAGTTTTTATAAGTTTCACGGCCGGATCAAGGCGGCGGCCGAGGCGGCGAGAGCGGGAGGATTAAAGTTTTAG
- the rplO gene encoding 50S ribosomal protein L15, whose protein sequence is MLSLNNIKAKRGQKKIKRVGRGNGSGHGTYCCKGQKGQNSRSGVTGLKRLGMRPHILQTPKIGGFRSLAPKNQVVKVAVINKNFKDGETVSVATLFAKGLIADAQKPVKVLGKEKLEVKIEFDKAIKLNQSIAAGLKK, encoded by the coding sequence ATGTTATCTCTTAATAATATTAAAGCTAAAAGGGGGCAGAAAAAGATCAAGCGCGTGGGCAGGGGCAATGGTTCCGGCCACGGCACTTATTGTTGCAAGGGGCAGAAGGGCCAGAATTCCCGTTCCGGCGTGACCGGTTTAAAGCGCTTGGGTATGCGCCCGCATATTTTACAGACGCCGAAGATCGGCGGCTTCCGCTCGCTCGCGCCGAAAAATCAAGTGGTTAAGGTCGCGGTAATCAATAAAAATTTCAAGGACGGCGAGACGGTCTCGGTGGCGACTTTGTTTGCCAAAGGTTTGATTGCTGACGCGCAAAAGCCCGTGAAAGTTTTAGGTAAGGAGAAATTGGAAGTGAAGATTGAATTCGACAAAGCGATAAAGCTCAATCAATCGATTGCGGCTGGACTTAAAAAGTAG